The following are encoded in a window of Lactobacillus panisapium genomic DNA:
- a CDS encoding LacI family DNA-binding transcriptional regulator — MATAKDVAALAGVSIGSVSNYLNGRHQRKATAEKIKTAMTQLDYHQNIIASGLKKNKTMSIGIVINQLTDFFSMSIVSAIEAYVEKFGYSIIVCDYHDDKKRLEQKIDFLLKRSIDAIIVFHQDQSTPMLEKIANSNIPIVAIDAPINGLKTDVVVVNNYDSSKAGVNYLLKKGYRHIGIITGSSENYIAQKRQQGYEDALKENGLTVKNSYIWSGDYTIKSGYEGFNRLIKQNPDLDAIFIINYYMSLGAIKAYREKNHQPNIEFLVYDHFFVNDLFFPEISSIEQPVKQIGTTAGKLVIAKLTNPAETSCQTVYCRNIFHQM; from the coding sequence GTGGCAACGGCAAAAGATGTCGCGGCACTAGCTGGTGTGTCAATTGGTTCAGTTTCGAATTATCTCAATGGCAGGCATCAAAGAAAAGCAACAGCTGAAAAAATCAAAACAGCGATGACGCAATTGGATTATCATCAAAACATTATTGCCAGTGGACTGAAGAAAAACAAAACCATGTCAATTGGGATTGTTATCAATCAGTTAACTGACTTTTTTTCTATGTCAATCGTTTCCGCTATCGAAGCTTATGTTGAAAAGTTCGGCTACAGCATCATTGTGTGCGATTATCATGATGATAAAAAGCGCTTGGAACAAAAGATTGATTTTTTACTAAAACGCTCAATTGACGCAATTATTGTTTTTCACCAAGATCAATCAACGCCAATGCTTGAAAAAATTGCTAATAGCAACATCCCGATTGTTGCTATCGATGCCCCCATTAATGGTCTTAAGACTGATGTTGTAGTCGTCAATAATTACGACTCTTCTAAAGCGGGCGTAAATTATTTGCTTAAGAAGGGCTACCGTCATATTGGCATTATCACCGGCTCATCTGAAAACTATATTGCGCAAAAAAGGCAGCAAGGTTATGAAGATGCCTTAAAAGAAAATGGTCTCACTGTAAAAAATAGTTATATTTGGTCGGGCGATTATACCATCAAGTCCGGATATGAAGGCTTTAACAGGCTGATTAAGCAAAATCCAGATCTCGATGCCATTTTTATCATTAATTACTACATGTCTTTAGGTGCCATTAAGGCCTACCGGGAAAAAAATCACCAGCCAAACATTGAGTTTCTTGTCTATGATCATTTCTTCGTAAATGATCTTTTCTTTCCAGAAATCAGTTCAATTGAACAGCCTGTAAAACAGATTGGAACCACTGCTGGCAAACTGGTAATTGCCAAACTAACCAACCCTGCCGAAACAAGTTGTCAAACAGTTTACTGCCGTAACATTTTCCACCAAATGTAG
- a CDS encoding helix-turn-helix domain-containing protein, whose translation MRDETYGKKFRRIRKLKRLSLVKASTGVISKSSLARWELGYDNLSWGNVLKLLDQNNIYPVEFIENSKASYLGVNIKAIQSAFVRGQTSLLKKYALDALKSCKLDPLNEKVFFKAAVACDLYKKHTNKSICPKRVQVKLRLYFSNIIAENDYWNYKNIFFFKNIVMLLKGKEAYMFAYDLLDYAKQESLEQSSFRHIVLQALLETTNALIRKNIIYAKKILFEVKSLIFSDYDSLEKIEISFLDSAIKFIEEDETAELKALYNVLDYLEMKDLKYHLENNIMILTKLYKNIEFDSQIWEK comes from the coding sequence ATGAGAGATGAGACTTATGGAAAGAAGTTCAGACGCATCAGAAAGCTTAAACGCTTAAGCTTGGTTAAAGCTTCTACTGGAGTAATTTCAAAATCAAGCCTAGCACGCTGGGAATTAGGCTACGATAATCTATCTTGGGGAAATGTTCTAAAACTACTTGATCAAAATAACATATATCCGGTTGAATTTATAGAAAATAGTAAGGCTTCTTATTTAGGAGTAAATATTAAAGCGATTCAGAGTGCTTTTGTTCGTGGACAAACTTCTCTTTTGAAGAAATATGCGCTTGATGCTTTGAAATCTTGTAAATTAGATCCGTTAAATGAAAAAGTTTTCTTTAAGGCGGCAGTTGCATGTGACCTCTATAAAAAACACACAAATAAAAGCATTTGTCCAAAGCGTGTACAAGTAAAACTCAGATTGTATTTTTCTAATATCATTGCTGAAAATGATTATTGGAACTATAAAAATATTTTCTTCTTTAAAAATATCGTAATGCTTTTAAAGGGAAAAGAAGCTTATATGTTTGCTTATGATTTACTTGACTATGCAAAACAAGAAAGTCTTGAACAGAGCAGTTTTCGCCATATAGTATTACAAGCACTGCTTGAAACGACAAATGCATTAATAAGAAAAAATATTATCTATGCCAAAAAAATCTTATTTGAGGTAAAATCACTGATTTTTTCTGATTATGACTCACTAGAAAAAATTGAAATTAGTTTTTTAGATTCTGCAATCAAATTTATTGAGGAAGATGAGACAGCAGAATTAAAAGCCCTTTACAATGTGTTAGATTATCTGGAAATGAAAGACCTCAAATATCATTTAGAAAACAATATAATGATATTAACAAAACTCTATAAAAATATAGAATTTGATTCTCAAATTTGGGAAAAGTAG
- a CDS encoding type 1 glutamine amidotransferase — translation MASKTIKIAYLYEDLMNTYGDSGDVKIIRFLLKKQGYSTQIDNISLGDKFDAFDYDFVFFGGGQDFEQTVIAKDLPRHKETLTKYINDGKPMLGVCGGYQLVGTYYKTNSGVTIKGLDILPFHTVFKADKRMIGDTRYMSEWGEVRAFENHSGQTYFDDPDKLHPLGTMIEGYGNNPQDHVEGLRYRNFIGTYSHGPILKNLNVANAIVKMILEWHDERMKKAAADKAV, via the coding sequence ATGGCAAGCAAGACAATTAAAATTGCATACTTATATGAAGATTTAATGAATACCTATGGTGATTCCGGTGATGTCAAAATCATTCGGTTTTTACTTAAAAAACAGGGCTATTCTACTCAAATAGACAATATTTCCTTAGGTGATAAGTTCGATGCTTTTGACTATGACTTTGTCTTTTTTGGTGGTGGACAAGACTTCGAACAAACCGTGATTGCCAAAGACCTTCCACGTCATAAAGAAACTTTGACAAAGTATATTAATGACGGCAAACCAATGCTGGGCGTTTGTGGTGGCTATCAACTGGTTGGAACGTATTATAAGACCAACTCAGGCGTTACCATCAAAGGACTAGATATCTTGCCTTTCCATACCGTATTTAAAGCTGATAAACGGATGATTGGCGATACCCGCTACATGAGTGAGTGGGGTGAAGTCAGAGCCTTTGAAAATCACTCGGGACAAACTTATTTTGACGATCCCGATAAATTGCATCCTTTGGGCACAATGATTGAAGGCTACGGCAACAACCCACAAGATCACGTTGAAGGTCTGCGCTACCGCAATTTTATCGGAACCTACTCTCATGGCCCAATTTTAAAAAATCTTAACGTGGCAAATGCTATCGTTAAGATGATTTTAGAATGGCACGATGAGCGCATGAAAAAAGCAGCGGCTGATAAGGCGGTATAA
- the thiD gene encoding bifunctional hydroxymethylpyrimidine kinase/phosphomethylpyrimidine kinase has product MKKEIITLTIAGNDSDGSAGMTADLHSFYARQVYGMGLLTAAVAGNTTGIYAQEVMPVSFIQKQFDVLNDDFKIAALKTGMLANKEVIACVAANLRKYDMGKIVLDPVIMTKHGDTLLDDDAYQAFLDDLMPLADIITPNFYEQQKLTGMQLDTKEEIHRGAEKLQKMGAKNVLMKGRHDNAAQSEVTDILLAEDGQFYEFTKPFINTERINGTGDTLSAVIAAELAKGRSIIASVQTAKDFTYEAIAHPIEVGSKYGPINHFAAQEDTK; this is encoded by the coding sequence ATGAAAAAAGAAATTATCACTTTAACTATCGCTGGCAATGATAGCGATGGCAGCGCTGGAATGACAGCCGACCTGCATTCGTTTTATGCCAGACAGGTGTACGGTATGGGGCTCTTAACGGCTGCTGTTGCTGGCAACACTACCGGTATTTACGCACAAGAAGTAATGCCAGTGTCATTTATTCAAAAGCAATTTGACGTCCTAAATGACGACTTTAAAATTGCCGCTTTAAAGACGGGAATGCTAGCTAATAAAGAAGTCATCGCCTGTGTAGCTGCCAATTTGCGCAAATACGATATGGGCAAAATTGTGCTTGATCCCGTAATTATGACCAAGCACGGGGACACGCTCTTGGATGATGATGCTTACCAAGCTTTTTTAGACGACTTAATGCCGCTTGCTGATATTATTACGCCCAACTTTTATGAACAACAAAAGTTAACTGGCATGCAACTAGATACTAAGGAAGAAATTCACCGCGGCGCCGAAAAATTGCAGAAGATGGGTGCTAAAAACGTCTTGATGAAGGGCCGACACGATAATGCTGCTCAAAGCGAAGTAACTGATATTCTCTTGGCTGAAGATGGTCAATTCTACGAATTTACTAAGCCATTTATCAACACAGAAAGAATTAACGGAACTGGTGACACTTTATCCGCAGTTATTGCCGCCGAACTGGCTAAAGGCAGGTCAATTATTGCCAGTGTCCAAACGGCCAAAGACTTCACCTACGAAGCAATTGCCCACCCAATTGAAGTTGGCTCTAAGTATGGCCCGATTAATCACTTTGCGGCGCAGGAAGATACGAAATAA
- a CDS encoding PTS sugar transporter subunit IIC → MNFDTVSAKMGQIANNRYLTAIRDGMSVIIPVSIIGSFFTILLNLPIDAWKNFIQPYAAMLSVPMYYSINLMAIYCVFSITSHLAKYYKIDPISTSVLAEMSFFILAIEPIVLDKAKAGMAPGTYMSISNMGAQGLFTAILCAIFTVEIVRFFTEHNLVIKMPDGVPAAVGKSFSALLPGILIIVISFVLKELCNLDINKILIWIFSPIGYFGRDTFLSAIVPVLLITIIWLFGVHGMVIATPILYPYWYANLNANVTAVAHGHAPVHFMTEQFFQWFVWVGGAGATLSLAILLLVLGKSKFSKTMGAVTIVPAIFNINEPLIFGIPIIMNPYFAIPFVLAPTAMAAVTYVAMKLHLVAYTTAVAPWTLPGPIGAWMATGFDWRAIVLCLVNILISLIIYYPFFKMFDNNQVKLEKEAQENEGDLSLSEQN, encoded by the coding sequence ATGAACTTCGATACAGTTTCTGCAAAAATGGGCCAAATAGCTAACAATCGCTATTTAACCGCTATTAGAGACGGAATGTCGGTTATTATTCCGGTATCAATTATTGGCTCATTTTTCACTATTTTACTGAACTTGCCAATTGATGCTTGGAAGAATTTTATTCAGCCATATGCCGCAATGTTATCCGTACCGATGTATTATTCCATCAACTTGATGGCAATTTACTGTGTATTCTCGATAACTTCACATTTAGCTAAATACTATAAGATTGACCCAATCTCAACTAGTGTCTTAGCTGAAATGTCTTTCTTTATTCTAGCAATTGAACCAATTGTACTAGATAAGGCTAAAGCTGGCATGGCTCCTGGCACTTATATGTCAATTAGCAATATGGGTGCTCAAGGACTGTTTACTGCCATTTTATGTGCTATTTTCACCGTTGAAATTGTGCGCTTTTTCACCGAGCACAACTTGGTAATTAAAATGCCTGACGGTGTGCCTGCAGCAGTTGGTAAATCTTTCAGTGCCCTGCTACCAGGAATCTTAATTATTGTGATTTCGTTTGTGCTAAAAGAACTCTGCAACTTAGACATCAATAAGATTTTGATCTGGATTTTCTCACCGATTGGCTACTTTGGTCGTGACACATTCTTATCAGCAATCGTGCCCGTTCTTTTAATTACCATTATCTGGTTGTTCGGGGTTCACGGAATGGTTATTGCTACACCAATTCTCTATCCTTACTGGTATGCCAACTTAAATGCCAATGTTACCGCTGTTGCTCATGGTCACGCTCCAGTTCACTTCATGACCGAACAATTTTTCCAATGGTTTGTTTGGGTTGGTGGTGCTGGTGCTACTCTTTCACTGGCAATCCTGTTATTAGTTTTAGGAAAATCTAAATTTAGTAAAACAATGGGTGCTGTCACTATCGTGCCCGCTATTTTCAATATCAATGAACCCCTGATTTTTGGTATTCCAATCATCATGAACCCGTATTTTGCCATTCCATTTGTCTTAGCGCCAACCGCAATGGCAGCTGTAACCTACGTAGCAATGAAGCTGCACTTAGTGGCTTATACAACAGCCGTTGCGCCTTGGACGCTGCCCGGACCAATCGGTGCTTGGATGGCAACCGGCTTTGACTGGCGCGCAATCGTTTTATGTCTTGTTAACATTCTGATTTCTCTCATTATCTATTACCCATTCTTCAAAATGTTTGACAACAACCAAGTAAAATTAGAGAAAGAGGCTCAGGAAAATGAAGGGGATCTCAGTTTATCCGAACAAAACTAA
- a CDS encoding ATP-binding cassette domain-containing protein, protein MLKITGIKKSFGRKSVLKNVSMIAKPGQLIHISGINGSGKSTIFKIVTGLLEADSGKVELDHGDVIGALIENPSFLEYESAMTNLHFLANLNHRYNEKRVRNLLQQFELDPDDSQAIAKYSVGMRQKVGIIQAVMEEQNIILLDEPTRGIDQESIGQFLTLLNRLKQENKTVIIASHDQIDEINYDQGLTLQNGILLNE, encoded by the coding sequence ATGTTAAAAATTACAGGAATTAAAAAATCATTTGGTCGTAAATCGGTTTTAAAAAACGTATCTATGATTGCTAAACCGGGCCAACTAATTCATATCTCGGGAATTAATGGTTCAGGTAAATCGACGATTTTTAAAATTGTTACTGGTCTGTTAGAAGCGGATAGTGGAAAAGTAGAGCTAGATCATGGTGATGTCATAGGGGCACTAATTGAAAATCCTAGTTTTTTAGAATATGAATCTGCCATGACAAACTTGCATTTTCTAGCTAACCTCAATCATCGTTATAATGAAAAGCGGGTAAGAAATTTATTACAACAATTTGAGCTTGATCCAGATGATTCCCAAGCTATCGCTAAATATTCGGTAGGTATGCGTCAAAAGGTAGGTATTATTCAAGCGGTAATGGAGGAGCAAAACATAATATTACTTGATGAGCCCACACGCGGTATTGACCAAGAAAGCATTGGGCAATTTTTGACCCTCCTAAATCGACTGAAACAGGAAAATAAAACAGTAATCATTGCTAGTCATGATCAAATTGACGAGATTAACTATGATCAGGGCTTAACACTACAAAATGGAATTTTGCTTAATGAATAA
- a CDS encoding tyrosine-protein phosphatase, giving the protein MAHDRIVKLDGPLNFRDVGGYQNQNGQKIKWNKIYRSDSLSTLTEADQEKLTELHVTIDCDLRSQYEKHSSPDKAWPNVHYLDLPVYSENPEDRPNGHKIYRFLHHIPDLSNNFIGQIYQQTLLSEHSRKMFARIFSELLAMPANEALVYHCSAGKDRTGMVSALILMALGVDDDTIARDYLLTNKLYDFAVSRQLPSNDEISQMVAKMNVTKGEGIAIRGITETVRGGWGDFDTFFKKELGFNDADLARLRQMYLE; this is encoded by the coding sequence TTGGCACATGATCGAATTGTTAAATTAGATGGTCCGTTAAATTTTAGGGATGTTGGTGGCTACCAAAATCAAAATGGCCAAAAGATAAAGTGGAATAAAATTTATCGCTCCGATTCACTTAGTACCCTAACGGAAGCTGATCAAGAAAAACTGACGGAATTGCATGTCACAATTGATTGTGATTTACGTTCACAATACGAAAAACATTCTTCACCGGACAAAGCATGGCCAAATGTTCATTATCTTGATTTACCGGTTTATTCAGAAAACCCTGAGGACCGACCCAATGGTCACAAAATTTATCGTTTTCTTCATCATATTCCGGATTTAAGCAATAATTTTATTGGTCAAATTTACCAACAGACTTTGCTTAGTGAGCATAGTCGTAAGATGTTTGCTCGCATTTTTAGTGAATTACTAGCAATGCCTGCTAACGAAGCTCTTGTTTATCATTGCAGTGCCGGTAAGGACAGAACGGGGATGGTTTCTGCTTTGATTTTAATGGCACTAGGTGTTGATGACGATACAATTGCCCGTGACTATTTATTAACTAACAAATTATATGACTTCGCCGTTTCACGCCAATTGCCAAGCAATGACGAAATTTCACAGATGGTTGCCAAAATGAATGTAACCAAAGGCGAAGGGATCGCTATTCGTGGCATTACCGAGACTGTCCGTGGTGGCTGGGGCGACTTTGATACCTTTTTTAAAAAAGAATTGGGCTTTAATGATGCCGACTTGGCAAGATTAAGGCAAATGTATTTAGAATAG
- a CDS encoding LacI family DNA-binding transcriptional regulator, whose amino-acid sequence MVTLLDVAKKANVSKMTVSRVINHPEQVTDELRELVEQAMQELNYQPNYVAQALVNNRTNVVKFVTLEDIDTTEPYYMNLLFGIAQGLSKKQYAIQLVTDRKQIKEGNFDGYLITGARSSDYSLFDELAKPFVLFGENHRGFDFVDNNNQLGGEIATKYALSRLYRNVIFIGIDVREPFEVSRETGYVNTLQQNKLIPQIYRIPNHSHAAQKIIKENLGKFHHDTCFVCASDRIAIGVVRQLLNEGAKVPEDFGVIGYDGVFLDQVSNLKLTTVKQPIFAMGELLAKMLLQKIEQDGSPQGEAMLKPKLIRRQSTR is encoded by the coding sequence GTGGTAACTTTGCTTGATGTCGCTAAAAAGGCCAATGTTTCAAAGATGACGGTTTCGCGAGTCATTAATCACCCCGAACAAGTGACAGATGAATTACGTGAATTAGTTGAACAGGCCATGCAGGAATTAAATTACCAACCGAATTATGTTGCACAAGCCCTAGTAAATAACCGGACTAATGTCGTTAAGTTCGTTACGCTTGAAGATATTGATACAACTGAGCCCTATTACATGAACCTGCTTTTCGGTATTGCTCAAGGTTTATCTAAAAAGCAATACGCTATTCAGCTAGTCACTGATCGCAAGCAAATCAAAGAAGGTAATTTTGATGGTTACTTAATTACTGGCGCGCGGTCATCTGATTATAGTTTGTTTGACGAACTAGCTAAGCCGTTCGTTCTTTTTGGTGAAAATCACCGCGGTTTTGATTTTGTTGATAACAATAATCAGCTCGGTGGCGAAATTGCTACTAAATATGCCTTATCGCGTTTATATCGCAATGTTATCTTTATTGGTATCGATGTCCGGGAGCCGTTTGAAGTTTCACGTGAAACAGGCTATGTTAACACATTACAGCAAAATAAATTGATTCCGCAAATATACAGGATACCTAATCATAGCCATGCGGCCCAGAAAATAATCAAGGAAAATTTAGGTAAGTTCCATCACGATACTTGCTTTGTTTGTGCCAGCGATCGGATTGCAATTGGTGTTGTACGCCAACTACTGAACGAAGGGGCCAAGGTACCCGAAGATTTTGGCGTAATCGGCTATGATGGGGTCTTTTTAGATCAGGTTTCAAATTTAAAATTAACAACGGTCAAGCAACCAATTTTTGCGATGGGTGAATTATTGGCTAAGATGCTGTTACAAAAAATTGAGCAGGACGGCTCACCCCAAGGGGAGGCAATGCTTAAGCCTAAGTTGATTCGCAGGCAGTCAACGAGGTAA
- a CDS encoding DUF871 domain-containing protein — MKGISVYPNKTKVDDCLEYIDRAAQLGYQRLFTSLLELNDDKEMVLQKFKTVLSYAHEKGMWVSLDVNPGLFTNLNISYNDLSFFKKLGADIVRLDSNFDGMPESIMTYNSENLTIEVNISNDTGNIANILTYRPLKDKIIGCHNFYPQRYTGLDTDYFLKTTRKYHDLGLRTAAFISSNHGAIGPHPYNAGLPTLEIHRGLPLEKQAQYLINTQLIDDIIIGNAFASDDELVKVANLEAKIPQFFVKFAPNATTLEKEIVLANLHFNRGDINSYAIRSTFVKLKYNKRDIPVNNPVNTLTRGMITIGNNDFDQYKGELNIVKQDMDNHDHRKNVVAQIVPSDLQFIAFIQPWDKFKFIDVDNY; from the coding sequence ATGAAGGGGATCTCAGTTTATCCGAACAAAACTAAAGTCGATGACTGTCTTGAATACATTGATCGTGCTGCTCAACTTGGCTACCAAAGGCTTTTTACAAGCTTATTAGAGCTAAATGATGACAAAGAAATGGTCTTACAAAAGTTTAAAACCGTTTTAAGCTATGCCCATGAAAAAGGGATGTGGGTCAGCTTAGATGTTAATCCGGGCCTTTTTACAAACTTAAACATTAGTTACAATGACCTGTCTTTTTTTAAAAAACTAGGTGCCGACATCGTACGATTAGATTCAAATTTCGATGGTATGCCAGAGTCAATTATGACTTATAATTCCGAGAACTTAACGATTGAGGTCAATATTAGCAACGATACTGGTAATATTGCGAATATTCTCACCTACCGACCGCTTAAGGACAAAATCATCGGTTGTCATAATTTTTATCCGCAACGATACACGGGACTAGATACAGATTATTTTTTAAAGACTACGCGGAAATATCATGACCTAGGTTTGCGGACAGCCGCTTTTATCTCATCAAATCATGGTGCAATTGGACCGCATCCCTATAATGCTGGTTTACCAACGTTAGAAATCCATCGCGGTTTACCCCTTGAAAAACAGGCGCAGTATTTAATTAATACCCAGCTAATTGATGACATTATTATTGGGAATGCATTTGCCAGTGATGACGAATTAGTTAAAGTGGCCAACTTGGAGGCAAAAATACCACAGTTTTTTGTCAAGTTTGCCCCTAACGCAACCACTTTAGAAAAAGAAATTGTCTTAGCCAATTTGCACTTTAACCGGGGAGATATCAATAGCTATGCGATTCGTTCGACCTTCGTTAAGCTGAAATATAATAAACGCGACATACCGGTCAATAACCCTGTCAACACTTTGACCCGGGGAATGATTACAATTGGCAATAATGACTTTGACCAGTACAAGGGCGAGCTTAACATTGTCAAGCAGGATATGGACAACCACGACCACCGCAAAAACGTTGTTGCGCAAATTGTCCCTAGTGATTTGCAGTTTATTGCCTTCATTCAGCCATGGGACAAATTTAAGTTTATTGATGTAGATAATTATTAA
- a CDS encoding PTS sugar transporter subunit IIB gives MNILLACGGGMSSSILATALTKEAAKNQQNWHVHETSIDKVADDLNEGDYQLILLAPQVSFKKKDFEEEAEQKHAKFILIPMTMYNPAKVDKLYELIIKETK, from the coding sequence ATGAATATTTTATTAGCCTGTGGTGGCGGTATGAGCTCATCTATTTTGGCAACTGCTTTAACTAAAGAAGCTGCTAAAAACCAGCAAAATTGGCACGTTCACGAAACCAGCATTGACAAGGTAGCTGATGACCTGAACGAAGGCGACTACCAATTGATTTTGCTAGCACCCCAAGTTTCTTTTAAAAAGAAGGACTTTGAAGAAGAAGCCGAGCAAAAACATGCCAAATTTATTTTAATTCCAATGACGATGTACAACCCAGCTAAAGTAGATAAATTGTATGAACTAATTATCAAGGAGACAAAATAA
- the glpK gene encoding glycerol kinase GlpK, with translation MLKNYIMAIDEGTTSTRAMIFDHEGHKVSSSQKEFPQYFPQPGWVEHKAEEIWHAVQTTIANAIINSGIRPEQIKGIGITNQRETTVIWDKKTGKPIYNAIVWQSRQTTELAERLKADGYSSMIHKKTGLIIDPYFSATKIRWILDHVEGAQEKAEKGDLLFGTIDTWLLWKLTDGEVHVTDYTNASRTMLYNIHDLKWDDDILELLNIPKKMLPEVRSNSEIYGYTKSYTFFGGKVPICGIAGDQQAALVGQLALKKGMVKNTYGTGSFIVMNTGEEPTESDNNLLTTIAYGIDGKINYALEGSIFVSGSAIQWLRDSMKMIKTAAESEKAARASKSENEVYVVPAFTGLGAPYWDSEARGAVFGVTRGTSNNDLIKATLQSLAYQTRDVVDTMQIDSGIQIPTLRVDGGASNNDYLLQFQADILGTKIERSKTLETTSMGAAFLAGLAVGYWKDVDELKDIFVVGKTFESKMGQKEREHLYQGWKRAVKATQVFAHGE, from the coding sequence ATGTTAAAAAATTACATTATGGCAATTGATGAAGGTACCACATCAACACGCGCAATGATTTTTGATCACGAGGGGCATAAAGTTTCGTCCTCGCAAAAAGAGTTTCCCCAATATTTTCCCCAGCCTGGCTGGGTTGAACACAAGGCTGAGGAAATTTGGCATGCTGTTCAAACCACAATTGCTAATGCGATTATTAATTCAGGTATTCGTCCGGAACAAATCAAGGGCATTGGCATTACTAATCAACGTGAAACCACGGTAATCTGGGATAAAAAAACCGGTAAACCGATTTACAATGCAATTGTTTGGCAATCGCGACAAACTACTGAATTAGCTGAAAGACTTAAAGCTGACGGTTATAGTTCAATGATCCATAAGAAAACGGGCTTAATTATTGACCCTTATTTTAGTGCAACTAAAATTCGCTGGATTTTAGATCATGTTGAAGGTGCGCAAGAAAAAGCCGAAAAGGGTGATTTGCTCTTTGGCACAATTGATACTTGGCTTTTGTGGAAATTAACTGATGGCGAAGTTCACGTTACCGATTACACGAATGCCTCAAGAACCATGCTTTATAATATCCATGACCTAAAATGGGATGATGACATTCTTGAGTTGCTCAATATTCCGAAAAAGATGTTGCCTGAAGTAAGATCGAATTCAGAAATCTACGGCTACACTAAGTCTTACACCTTTTTCGGCGGCAAGGTACCCATCTGTGGGATTGCTGGTGACCAGCAGGCCGCCCTTGTTGGTCAATTGGCCCTGAAAAAAGGGATGGTTAAAAATACCTACGGCACAGGTTCATTCATTGTTATGAATACAGGAGAAGAACCCACAGAGTCTGATAACAACCTGTTAACAACGATTGCTTATGGGATTGATGGCAAAATTAACTATGCTTTAGAAGGCTCAATCTTTGTTTCTGGCAGTGCAATCCAGTGGTTGCGTGACTCAATGAAGATGATCAAAACGGCGGCGGAATCCGAAAAGGCGGCACGTGCGTCCAAATCAGAAAATGAGGTTTACGTTGTACCTGCCTTCACGGGACTAGGCGCGCCTTACTGGGATTCCGAAGCTAGGGGTGCAGTTTTTGGCGTTACACGTGGAACAAGTAACAATGATTTAATCAAGGCAACTTTGCAGTCACTTGCTTACCAGACTCGTGATGTAGTTGACACCATGCAAATTGATTCTGGAATACAGATCCCAACATTACGTGTGGACGGTGGGGCATCAAATAATGATTACTTACTGCAATTCCAAGCTGATATATTGGGTACTAAAATTGAACGATCAAAGACGCTTGAAACGACTTCAATGGGAGCTGCATTTTTAGCAGGCTTGGCAGTAGGCTATTGGAAAGATGTTGACGAACTGAAAGATATTTTTGTTGTAGGCAAGACTTTTGAGAGCAAAATGGGACAAAAAGAACGTGAGCATCTGTATCAAGGCTGGAAGCGTGCGGTCAAGGCAACCCAAGTATTTGCTCACGGCGAATAA